The DNA segment GAACCCTTTCTTTATTGCTCCTATCCGGCTGCTTAGGTACAGCCAATGCCCAAACCAATAACCAGGCAAAAGTGGAAAGCCTGCTGAAAAAGATGAGTCTCGAAGAGAAAGTCGGACAAATGGCTCAAATTACCCTGGATGTAATTGGCAAAGGAAAAGGACGTTTTGAAAGCGACGAGCCCTTTGGTTTAGACGAAAAAGAATTGCAAAGAGTCCTGGTAAAATACCATGTAGGCTCGGTCCTGAATACGTCGAATAACAGGGCAAGAACACCGCAGGTCTGGTATAACATCATCAGCAAGATCCAGCATGTGGCGATGAAACAAACACCCAATAAGATTCCTGTAATCTATGGCGTGGATGAAATCCATGGTGCCACCTATACCGTTGGTGCCACCATGTTCCCGCAGCAAATCGGACAGGCAGCTACCTTTAACCGTTCATTGGTTAAAAATGGCGCTTCGATTACGGCTTATGAAACCCGTGCAAGTTCTATTCCATGGAACTTTGCTCCTTTGCTTGATCTTGGTGCAGACCCACGCTTCCCACGTCAATGGGAAAGCTTTGGTGAAGACCCTTATCTGATCAAAGAACTGGGCGTTGCGGCAGTGAAAGGTTATGAAGGAGAAGACGGAAGCGTTGCACATCCGGAAAAAGTAGCTTCTTCGATCAAACACTTCCTGGGTTATCAGGTTTCCGTTTCAGGGAAAGACAGAACTCCGGCATTTATCTCAGACCAGGCTTTAAGAGAATATCACCTGCCTCCTTTTAAAGCGGCAATTGACGCTGGTGCAAAAACCATTATGATCAATTCAGGAATCATCAACGGTGTTCCTGTTCATGCAAACTATCATATCCTTACAGAACTGTTGAAAGAAGAACTGAACTTCAAAGGTCTGGTAGTAACGGATTGGGGAGATATCGAAAATCTTTACAAAAGAGACCGCATTGCCAAAGACGATAAAGAAGCGATCATGATTGCCATCAATGCCGGAATCGACATGTCTATGATTGCTTACAATTACGAGACCTTCTGCGATAACCTGATTGCATTGGTGAAAGAAGGAAAAGTAAAAGAATCACGTATTGATGATGCGGTGAGAAGAATCCTATGGGTAAAATATGAATTGAATCTTTTTGAAAAACCAACCACCAATCCTAAAGATTATCCAAAATTCGGAAGTAAAGAATTTGAGCAGGCTGCTTATCAAACTGCAGCAGAATCAATCACTTTGTTGAAAAACACAGATCAGATCCTTCCATTGGCCAAAGGAACAAAAATCCTCGTAACCGGCCCCAATGCCAATTCCATGAGAACCCTGAACGGGGCATGGACCTATTCATGGCAGGGAGAAAAAGTAGAAGAATTTGCAGCGAAGTACAACACCATTCTGGAAGCATTGCAACATAAAGCAGGAAAAGAAAATGTAAGCTACCTGCCTGGCGTAAGCTATAAGATGGATGGCAAATATTACGACGAATATGCAGATCAAATGGAAGAAACCATCGCCGCAGCAAAAAATGCAGATGTGATTGTTTTGTGTCTTGGAGAAAACTCGTATACAGAATCACCGGGAAACATGAACGATTTATACCTGTCGGACCTGCAAACAGAGCTGGCTCAGAAACTGGCTGCTACGGGTAAAAAAGTGATCCTGGTGTTGAATGAAGGAAGACCCCGTGTGATCAGCAAATTTGAGAAGAAAATGAATGCGATTGTGCAGACCTACCTTCCGGGTAACTTTGGTGGTGATGCCCTTGCGGATGTTTTATATGGTGAGGTTAACCCTTCCGGAAAACTTCCTTACACCTATCCACAGTTTCCTAACGCCTTGTTTACTTATTACCATAAACCTTCAGAATCTAAAGGAACTACAGAAGGTGTTTACAACTATGATTCGGATTATAACCCTCAATATGTTTTCGGTCATGGCTTAAGTTATACGACGTTTAAATACGACCAGCTGAAATTGAGCAGCAATACCCTTAAAAAAGGAGAAAACCTGAACATCACGGTCAATGTGAGCAATACCGGTAAAGTGGATGGAAAAGAGACGGTCCTGTTATTTACGTCTGATTTAGTGGCTACTTTGATTACTCCTGATGTGAAACGTCTGAGAGGATTTGAAAAGATCGAATTGAAAGCAGGTGAGACAAAAACAGTAACTTTTAAAATCGATGCATCAGATATTGGTTTCATCAATACCGAGAATAAGCTGGTTACCGAAGCAGGAGAATTTAGCCTACAGATCGGAGACCAGAAAGTAACCTTTAATTATATCCCTTAATTCAGCAGCATAAAACCTTATGAAATTACTTAATATAAGCGTACTGATTGCCCTTGCCCTAAGTTCATGTGCCACAAAAAAAGGTGCTGAAAATGGCGGCGACAACAGTAAATCCGAAAAACCAGTAAACACACAAGTGGAATTCTGGCTAACGAACGGTGATAAATCAGCCTTGCTACAGCGACAAAATGTGCCGATGTTCTTTAATACCGCCATGAAAACCGGAACGACAGTCGTGGTGGATGATACCAAAACTTTTCAAACGATTGATGGCTTTGGCTATACCTTAACAGGTGGCAGCGCCAGCCTGATCAACGGGCTTCCCAAAGCTGAAAAGGCGGCTTTACTAAAAGAGCTCTTCTCTACCACAGGCAATGGAATTGGCATCAGTTACCTCAGGTTAAGTATTGGTGCTTCCGATCTCAGTGCGGAGACCTTCACTTATGATGAAATGCCGGCAGGGCAGACTGATCCTGAATTGAAACAGTTTTCTATCGCAAAGGAAATGACAGACCTTGTTCCTGTTTTGAAACAGATCATCGCCATCAATCCAAAAATTAAGATCATGGGTTCTCCATGGACGGCGCCGACCTGGATGAAAGACAATCAAGGGTATCGTGGCGGAAGTTTAAAGCCGGAATATTATCAGGCCTATGCCAGATACTTCGTCAAGTATATTGAGGCAATGAAGGCACAAGGGATCGTCATAGACGCCATAACTATTCAAAATGAGCCCTTGCATCCGGGAAACAATCCGAGCATGTATATGACCGCCGGAGATCAAACCAATTTCATCAAAAATGCCTTGGGTCCGGTATTTGAATCCGCAGGCATCAAAACGAAAATCATTATTTATGACCACAATGCCGACCGTCCTGATTATCCGATTACGGTGCTGAACGATCCGGCAGCAAATAAATATATTGACGGTTCTGCTTTTCACCTTTATGGAGGAAACATCTCTGCATTGTCAAAAGTACAGGAAGCACACCCTGACAAAAACCTGTACTTCACCGAACAATGGGTAGGTGGTCCCGGAAATTTCGCTGAAGACTTAAAATGGCATGTTTCGACTTTAGTTGTTGGGGCAACCCGCAACTGGAGTAAAACTGTACTGGAATGGAATTTAGCCGCAGATCCGCAGTATCGTCCATTTACTCCGGATGGCGGATGTACCAGCTGCCTGGGCGCCATTACGATCGGTAAAGAGGTCAGCAGAAATGTGGCCTATTATGTGATCGGTCATGCTTCAAAATTTGTGGGCGCAGGT comes from the Pedobacter sp. FW305-3-2-15-E-R2A2 genome and includes:
- a CDS encoding glycoside hydrolase family 3 N-terminal domain-containing protein; the encoded protein is MKLKRTLSLLLLSGCLGTANAQTNNQAKVESLLKKMSLEEKVGQMAQITLDVIGKGKGRFESDEPFGLDEKELQRVLVKYHVGSVLNTSNNRARTPQVWYNIISKIQHVAMKQTPNKIPVIYGVDEIHGATYTVGATMFPQQIGQAATFNRSLVKNGASITAYETRASSIPWNFAPLLDLGADPRFPRQWESFGEDPYLIKELGVAAVKGYEGEDGSVAHPEKVASSIKHFLGYQVSVSGKDRTPAFISDQALREYHLPPFKAAIDAGAKTIMINSGIINGVPVHANYHILTELLKEELNFKGLVVTDWGDIENLYKRDRIAKDDKEAIMIAINAGIDMSMIAYNYETFCDNLIALVKEGKVKESRIDDAVRRILWVKYELNLFEKPTTNPKDYPKFGSKEFEQAAYQTAAESITLLKNTDQILPLAKGTKILVTGPNANSMRTLNGAWTYSWQGEKVEEFAAKYNTILEALQHKAGKENVSYLPGVSYKMDGKYYDEYADQMEETIAAAKNADVIVLCLGENSYTESPGNMNDLYLSDLQTELAQKLAATGKKVILVLNEGRPRVISKFEKKMNAIVQTYLPGNFGGDALADVLYGEVNPSGKLPYTYPQFPNALFTYYHKPSESKGTTEGVYNYDSDYNPQYVFGHGLSYTTFKYDQLKLSSNTLKKGENLNITVNVSNTGKVDGKETVLLFTSDLVATLITPDVKRLRGFEKIELKAGETKTVTFKIDASDIGFINTENKLVTEAGEFSLQIGDQKVTFNYIP
- a CDS encoding glycoside hydrolase family 30 beta sandwich domain-containing protein — encoded protein: MKLLNISVLIALALSSCATKKGAENGGDNSKSEKPVNTQVEFWLTNGDKSALLQRQNVPMFFNTAMKTGTTVVVDDTKTFQTIDGFGYTLTGGSASLINGLPKAEKAALLKELFSTTGNGIGISYLRLSIGASDLSAETFTYDEMPAGQTDPELKQFSIAKEMTDLVPVLKQIIAINPKIKIMGSPWTAPTWMKDNQGYRGGSLKPEYYQAYARYFVKYIEAMKAQGIVIDAITIQNEPLHPGNNPSMYMTAGDQTNFIKNALGPVFESAGIKTKIIIYDHNADRPDYPITVLNDPAANKYIDGSAFHLYGGNISALSKVQEAHPDKNLYFTEQWVGGPGNFAEDLKWHVSTLVVGATRNWSKTVLEWNLAADPQYRPFTPDGGCTSCLGAITIGKEVSRNVAYYVIGHASKFVGAGSLRVSSNQQDNIQNVAFKTPEGKIVLIAMNTSGSPQTFHIKYNGMLVSTTLPAGSAGTYTWKSNTRSN